From one Trifolium pratense cultivar HEN17-A07 linkage group LG1, ARS_RC_1.1, whole genome shotgun sequence genomic stretch:
- the LOC123918656 gene encoding cell division cycle 20.2, cofactor of APC complex-like — protein MWNLDQDWYSPRSLLSTPTYYDFPGDRFIPNRSLMDLDQAKTFLTNTKKTKKCHNQNFNDAYRQKLYEKLNLDSEGKPFRMLVFRGSPKSSKKSIRHVDQLQEEDAAALRNSGNQCIPRRYPKKESKVLDAPNIRDDYYTSTFDWGKNNMLAVGLGTEIYVWNSVTSGVSRWCEAAGNNYPTSLSWSEDSKYLATGFADSQLHLFDAETSKPVRNLEGHSKRIATVTWNNRILTSGSRDNSIINHDVRAKKSEVLWVKAHTSEVCGLKWSKRGNLLASGGNDNRIYVWDSSRMNSSNFLHCFKDHKASVKALAWCPYDSAVLASGGGTNDRCIKLWNAQKGTNICSINTKAQVCGLQWNKHHKELLSGHGYSTSAESNQLCLWQYPSMTKVAGMDPHSSRFHNLPHGLDPHFSRVLHLSQSPDGLTVASAGGDETIRFWELFGPPVTDKRKESVLDNLLSMKTMQIR, from the exons ATGTGGAATCTTGATCAAGATTGGTACTCTCCAAGAAGCCTCCTCAGCACTCCAACCTATTATGATTTTCCG GGTGATCGGTTCATACCTAATAGGAGTTTGATGGATCTTGATCAAGCCAAAACTTTTCTCACTAACACTAAAAAGACCAAAAAATGTCACaatcaaaatttcaat GATGCGTATAGACAGAAACTATATGAGAAACTGAATTTGGATTCAGAAGGGAAACCGTTTCGGATGTTAGTTTTCAGGGGAAGTCCAAAATCAAGTAAAAAATCAATTCGTCATGTTGATCAGTTGCAAGAAGAAGATGCTGCAGCACTTCGAAACAGTGGCAATCAATGCATCCCTCGAAGATATCCTAAG AAAGAATCAAAGGTACTGGATGCACCAAACATAAGAGATGATTACTATACAAGCACATTTGATTGGGGGAAAAACAACATGCTAGCTGTTGGTTTGGGAACAGAAATATACGTTTGGAACTCAGTTACTTCTGGTGTATCGAGATGGTGTGAAGCCGCTGGAAATAATTATCCAACAAGTCTTTCATGGTCAGAGGATTCTAAATATCTGGCAACAGGATTTGCGGATTCTCAACTTCATCTCTTTGATGCCGAGACTTCTAAGCCAGTAAGAAATCTTGAAGGTCATAGTAAACGGATTGCGACTGTAACATGGAATAATCGTATTTTAACCTCCGGAAGTCGTGACAATTCGATAATCAACCATGAtg TTAGAGCAAAAAAAAGTGAGGTTTTGTGGGTGAAAGCACATACATCAGAAGTTTGCGGTTTAAAATGGTCAAAGAGGGGAAACTTATTGGCAAGTGGTGGCAATGACAATCGTATTTATGTATGGGACTCGAGTAGAATGAACTCGTCAAATTTCTTGCATTGTTTTAAAGACCACAAAGCTTCAGTCAAAGCTCTTGCTTGGTGCCCTTATGATTCAGCTGTACTTGCTTCTGGAGGTGGCACAAACGATCGATGTATTAAGTTGTGGAACGCACAAAAGGGAACCAACATTTGCAGCATAAATACCAAAGCTCAG GTTTGTGGATTACAATGGAATAAACATCACAAGGAGTTATTAAGTGGCCATGGCTATAGTACAAGTGCAGAATCCAACCAATTGTGTTTGTGGCAATATCCATCTATGACTAAAGTTGCAGGCATGGATCCTCATTCTTCGAGATTCCATAATTTACCTCATGGCTTGGATCCTCATTTTTCGAGAGTCCTTCATTTATCTCAG AGTCCAGATGGGTTAACAGTGGCTTCGGCTGGAGGAGATGAGACTATTCGCTTTTGGGAATTGTTTGGACCACCTGTTACTGATAAAAGAAAGGAATCAGTTCTGGATAACCTATTGTCGATGAAAACAATGCAAATAAGATGA
- the LOC123915894 gene encoding inosine triphosphate pyrophosphatase: protein MASIKSVASGLVLPRPVTFVTGNAKKLEEVRAILGQSIPFQSLKLDLPELQGEPEDISKEKARLAAVQVNGPVLVEDTCLCYNALKGLPGPYIKWFLQKIGHEGLNNLLMAYDDKSAYALCVFSFAIGPNSEPITFSGKTLGKIVPPRGPNDFGWDPIFQPDGYDQTYAEMSKEEKNKISHRYKSLALVKSHFAEAGYTFQI, encoded by the exons ATGGCTTCTATAAAATCTGTTGCCTCTGGGTTGGTATTGCCACGCCCAGTTACTTTTGTTACTGGAAATGCCAAAAAGCTTGAAGAAGTTCGCGCCATCTTGGGACAGTCCATTCCTTTTCAATCCCTCAAACTTGACT tgccTGAATTGCAAGGAGAACCTGAAGATATCTCCAAAGAGAAAGCTCGTTTGGCTGCTGTTCAG GTTAACGGACCTGTTTTGGTTGAAGACACTTGCCTCTGTTACAATGCCTTGAAGGGTCTTCCAG GGCCTTATAT CAAATGGTTTCTCCAGAAGATTGGTCATGAAG GTCTCAACAATCTGTTGATGGCATATGATGATAAATCAGCATACGCattatgtgtattttcttttGCAATCGGTCCAAACAGTGAACCTATCACCTTTTCAGGAAAGACACTG GGGAAGATTGTTCCTCCAAGAGGACCCAATGATTTTGGATGGGATCCCATTTTTCAACCTGATGGCTATGATCAAAC TTATGCAGAGATGTCCAAAgaagaaaagaacaaaatttcTCACCGCTACAAATCTCTTGCACTGGTGAAATCACATTTTGCTGAAGCTGGATATACCTTTCAGATCTAA